The stretch of DNA CGCATAAATTCCACGACCAAAATGAACGTGATGACCGCCAAAATTACTATGAAAGGGTGGTTCAATGTAGCAATTTGGTCCAATTTCGGCAAACATTTTAGCGAGTAAAACTTGGCGCTTGGTCATTTCTGTGGGGCGAGTCTGATTATAATCGTAGAGTTGATCAAGATATTGAAATTGTTGTTGTTCAATGGCGGCATCGTTTGGCAGATATAAGTCGCCACTATGCAATTTTTGCTTATTTTCCATGTGCTAGTGTTCCTTTCGCAGTTGGTTTCAAGAGGGTGGCAACGGCGATCAATGTGAGAATCAGCATGATCCACAAGAGCACATTGTCGGTGAGCACCCCGGGCCCCAGTTGACCCAATAAATTCCACACTAATGGGGCGAAGAAGGCGCTGATAATTGTCGCAATGGTGAGGTAACTACTCATCGTGTTGATTTGTTCATCCGCCAGCCCCGCATTACTGGTGAAGACCAGATATGGGCCCGTGTACGAATAAATAAAATTGAAGAAAATTGCCGCGCCAATCGCCACGGTGCTCTGATTGGTCAACCATAATAACAGGATGCTAGCGGCAGCACCCGCATAGCCGAGCGTTAAAGTATAACGGTGTAACCGTTTATGCAACCGCCCAAACGTTAAACCGGCGATTAAGCCACCTAAGTTCATTGCCGCCAGTGTCCAATTCAAGATGCTGGCATCACCAAAGTGGCGATTGGCAAATAGACTGGGGAGCTTTAGTTGGACGCCCCAGATCAGTAAATAGGTGATAAAAGTGAGACCGGCTAAGCCCCAGTGTGAGGCTGGAAGCTTGGCATGGCCGAGCTTAGTTGTGGTCGTCGTTAGCTTAGTTTCGGGCACAAAACGCCAAACTAAGAGCGCAATGATTGCCAATACGAGGTAAAGCCAGAAGACGGCTTGCCAGCTGATAACGACTAACCAACCGGCGCCAGCCAGCAAAACGGCATTGCCTAGCGCTGACAGCCCAGTTTGATAGCCAAGCAATCGGGCTCGTAGCTCGCCGCGATAGACATGAGCAATCAGGCTGATCGCATGGGGTGAAAAGAGGCCGATACCCAAGCCTAAAATAGCTCGACTGAGCATGATTAAAGTGAAATTGTGGCTCAGCATCGGAAAAGCCCCTGCGATGGCACTTAATTAGGAGGCCACTGATCACAACTTTGCGGATGCCGAACCGTTGCGTGAGCTGGGGATTGATCAGTAAAGTCACGAGTGCACTCAAATTAGCAATGGTCACTAACCATTCGATCACGGTCGTTGGCACCTGTGGAAATTGTTGCTTTAACTGCGGAATAATGCCGGTGATGACGGTCGAAATACTGCTAACAGTGGATAGACTCAGGATACTGATGGTCGTCCAACGCGCTGGTTGAGTTGATTGCATGCTCGTTACGCCTCCAATGCCTCACTAATAAAGTTGAGAACGCCTTGATCTTGATTGCTGTCAGT from Lactiplantibacillus brownii encodes:
- a CDS encoding MFS transporter; amino-acid sequence: MLSHNFTLIMLSRAILGLGIGLFSPHAISLIAHVYRGELRARLLGYQTGLSALGNAVLLAGAGWLVVISWQAVFWLYLVLAIIALLVWRFVPETKLTTTTTKLGHAKLPASHWGLAGLTFITYLLIWGVQLKLPSLFANRHFGDASILNWTLAAMNLGGLIAGLTFGRLHKRLHRYTLTLGYAGAAASILLLWLTNQSTVAIGAAIFFNFIYSYTGPYLVFTSNAGLADEQINTMSSYLTIATIISAFFAPLVWNLLGQLGPGVLTDNVLLWIMLILTLIAVATLLKPTAKGTLAHGK